The Bemisia tabaci chromosome 5, PGI_BMITA_v3 genome includes a window with the following:
- the LOC109031387 gene encoding UDP-GalNAc:beta-1,3-N-acetylgalactosaminyltransferase 2 isoform X1: MILRKIFIVSLFLLHFLDRHFDRIFPSKYSLVIGIISAQEHLDRRNAARKTWLKSLTQSKQVKYYFVIGKHSCPVPTEDRLFIEECSEWSSKFFNSSTSWEDHFSVGATNKDLGSSFNHNTVSQQASEFIFIVNFDIVILQVGVVSEVIKNNGGLVYIKIYDQRNSVLLATTFTNTSFSADEYLSSAKVNQLFLPKGFEGRIRIEGSNQILILDSASCSHAKTNQIPPVVHILHPVSNQPCFLVGFKYVLHDASKFKEFMRKRQYRFAERQNQIIRLQDSLDEEFSIFQDIILLDVIDVYKNLPLKVLTFFHWMAKNIAFDYALKTDDDTIINIDKVLAEVEDSIRNKRTWDWWSCFRSMWPVMDIGKWREYNLISQTYPEFPSGAGYVLRRNLIEYLSRNFDLMFKHFQGEDVSMGIWMSPIFPVKLVGRSCHWACDNEFRSYSCNVANLDVTKFSNYWKLLKKS, from the exons ATGATTCTTCGGAAGATTTTCATTGTTTCTCTGTTTCTGTTGCACTTTCTGGACCGACATTTTG ACcgtattttcccttcaaaatattCTCTTGTAATTGGTATCATATCTGCCCAGGAACATCTTGATAGAAGAAATGCTGCAAGGAAAACATGGTTGAAATCCCTCACTCAATCAAAGCAAGTGAAATATTATTTTGTCATTGGAAAGCATTCTTGTCCAGTGCCTACAGAGGATAGACTTTTTATCGAAGAATGCTCAGAGTggtcctcaaaattttttaact catCCACCAGTTGGGAAGATCATTTTTCTGTCGGTGCAACGAACAAAGACCTAGGCAGTTCCTTCAATCACAATACGGTTTCCCAACAAGCCAGCGAATTTATTTTCATCGTAAACTTTGATATTGTTATTCTGCAAGTTGGAGTTGTATCTGAAGTGATCAAGAATAATGGAGGTTTGGTTTACATCAAGATCTATGATCAGAGGAATTCTGTTCTCCTGGCAACGACTTTCACAAATACATCCTTTTCAG CAGATGAGTACTTGTCATCGGCTAAGGTCAACCAGCTATTCCTTCCAAAAGGATTCGAGGGTCGGATTCGGATCGAAGGCAGTAACCAGATTCTCATTCTGGATTCTGCTTCATGCTCTCATGCGAAAACTAATCAGATCCCTCCTGTGGTGCACATATTGCATCCTGTTTCAAATCAACCTTGTTTCCTTGTTGGATTTAAATATGTTTTGCACG ATGCCAGCAAATTCAAAGAATTCATGAGGAAGAGACAGTATCGCTTCGCTGAACGGCAAAACCAAATTATTCGATTACAGGATAGCTTGGATGAAGAGTTTTCTATTTTCCAGGATATTATATTGCTAGATGTGATTGATGTTTATAAAAATCTGCCATTGAAGGTGTTGACATTCTTCCACTG GATGGCAAAAAACATCGCTTTTGATTATGCTTTGAAAACGGATGACGATACCATAATCAACATCGACAAGGTTTTAGCAGAAGTGGAAGATTCAATACGGAACAAAAGGACCTGGGACTGGTGGAGCTGCTTCAGATCGATGTGGCCTGTCATGGACATCGGGAAATGGCGAGAGTACAATTTAATTTCTCAAACTTACCCAGAGTTTCCATCAGGTGCTGGGTATGTACTACGAAGGAATCTGATCGAATAcctttcaagaaattttgatcTCATGTTTAAGCACTTCCAAGGGGAGGATGTGTCGATGGGTATTTGGATGAGTCCCATCTTTCCTGTGAAACTCGTTGGGAGGTCTTGTCACTGGGCCTGTGACAATGAGTTTAGGTCTTATTcttgcaatgttgccaacctTGATGTTACTAAATTTAGTAATTATTGGAAACTCTTGAAGAAAAGTTGA
- the LOC109031387 gene encoding UDP-GalNAc:beta-1,3-N-acetylgalactosaminyltransferase 2 isoform X2 yields the protein MILRKIFIVSLFLLHFLDRHFDRIFPSKYSLVIGIISAQEHLDRRNAARKTWLKSLTQSKQVKYYFVIGKHSCPVPTEDRLFIEECSEWSSKFFNSSTSWEDHFSVGATNKDLGSSFNHNTVSQQASEFIFIVNFDIVILQVGVVSEVIKNNGGLVYIKIYDQRNSVLLATTFTNTSFSDEYLSSAKVNQLFLPKGFEGRIRIEGSNQILILDSASCSHAKTNQIPPVVHILHPVSNQPCFLVGFKYVLHDASKFKEFMRKRQYRFAERQNQIIRLQDSLDEEFSIFQDIILLDVIDVYKNLPLKVLTFFHWMAKNIAFDYALKTDDDTIINIDKVLAEVEDSIRNKRTWDWWSCFRSMWPVMDIGKWREYNLISQTYPEFPSGAGYVLRRNLIEYLSRNFDLMFKHFQGEDVSMGIWMSPIFPVKLVGRSCHWACDNEFRSYSCNVANLDVTKFSNYWKLLKKS from the exons ATGATTCTTCGGAAGATTTTCATTGTTTCTCTGTTTCTGTTGCACTTTCTGGACCGACATTTTG ACcgtattttcccttcaaaatattCTCTTGTAATTGGTATCATATCTGCCCAGGAACATCTTGATAGAAGAAATGCTGCAAGGAAAACATGGTTGAAATCCCTCACTCAATCAAAGCAAGTGAAATATTATTTTGTCATTGGAAAGCATTCTTGTCCAGTGCCTACAGAGGATAGACTTTTTATCGAAGAATGCTCAGAGTggtcctcaaaattttttaact catCCACCAGTTGGGAAGATCATTTTTCTGTCGGTGCAACGAACAAAGACCTAGGCAGTTCCTTCAATCACAATACGGTTTCCCAACAAGCCAGCGAATTTATTTTCATCGTAAACTTTGATATTGTTATTCTGCAAGTTGGAGTTGTATCTGAAGTGATCAAGAATAATGGAGGTTTGGTTTACATCAAGATCTATGATCAGAGGAATTCTGTTCTCCTGGCAACGACTTTCACAAATACATCCTTTTCAG ATGAGTACTTGTCATCGGCTAAGGTCAACCAGCTATTCCTTCCAAAAGGATTCGAGGGTCGGATTCGGATCGAAGGCAGTAACCAGATTCTCATTCTGGATTCTGCTTCATGCTCTCATGCGAAAACTAATCAGATCCCTCCTGTGGTGCACATATTGCATCCTGTTTCAAATCAACCTTGTTTCCTTGTTGGATTTAAATATGTTTTGCACG ATGCCAGCAAATTCAAAGAATTCATGAGGAAGAGACAGTATCGCTTCGCTGAACGGCAAAACCAAATTATTCGATTACAGGATAGCTTGGATGAAGAGTTTTCTATTTTCCAGGATATTATATTGCTAGATGTGATTGATGTTTATAAAAATCTGCCATTGAAGGTGTTGACATTCTTCCACTG GATGGCAAAAAACATCGCTTTTGATTATGCTTTGAAAACGGATGACGATACCATAATCAACATCGACAAGGTTTTAGCAGAAGTGGAAGATTCAATACGGAACAAAAGGACCTGGGACTGGTGGAGCTGCTTCAGATCGATGTGGCCTGTCATGGACATCGGGAAATGGCGAGAGTACAATTTAATTTCTCAAACTTACCCAGAGTTTCCATCAGGTGCTGGGTATGTACTACGAAGGAATCTGATCGAATAcctttcaagaaattttgatcTCATGTTTAAGCACTTCCAAGGGGAGGATGTGTCGATGGGTATTTGGATGAGTCCCATCTTTCCTGTGAAACTCGTTGGGAGGTCTTGTCACTGGGCCTGTGACAATGAGTTTAGGTCTTATTcttgcaatgttgccaacctTGATGTTACTAAATTTAGTAATTATTGGAAACTCTTGAAGAAAAGTTGA